In Dermacentor silvarum isolate Dsil-2018 chromosome 10, BIME_Dsil_1.4, whole genome shotgun sequence, the genomic stretch taaaagtatgtttgcagcagctctgcatatggcacttgacgcaagacaaagtccaaaagcgacatgcagagcatcggaaccatctccgcacattttatacgttccgtcgcttaccgcgcagtacATTAATTTCCGTCGATATCTtgatgtcacttgtggcatccacttgaagaaaaacacaaaaataatccagtttcgcgaaacgggactcgaaatctaggggggaaatccgtcagttaagtcaacactactcaatgcacgctggcaccgctagagcgcgtcggcggtctggaaggaatATGGCCGCCGCCACGCAATGTTGCcagcatgccgcgtacctttgcggtactctgtttttccagtggCTCTAGTGTGAAGCGCCATCCAGCGCCCCTATTGGAGATCTGTGGTCTATGCCAATCTCCCTGTCCAAAAATTGAGACCTAATGTTTTTTTAGTATATGGCAGCAGTCGAAGCTCAGGAAAATAATCCTGCGGCATCAACCAGGTGCTCAGTTTTGTATGTCAGAAAGCCGCCGCACAACTCATTCATGGCATTCACATTGACTTCATGGTTGTTAGCCACGAGTCTACTTTGAAGCCTGACTCCTCGACATTCTTGATAACTGCTTGCACCAGCTGCTACATTTGAGAGCCAGTGAGACCTTTAGTTAAGAAGTAGGATACTGGGATTCTCTACGACGTTGACAGGTGGTTTGTAACAAAACATAATGAATTTGCCAGCAAGGGCTCATTCTCTGGGTCATCTTGCCTACGGCCACGTAGCCAACAAAACAATCATGCTGTTGTATTGTAGCTTTCGTTTTATGCACATTTCGTCCATGATAAAGGAGCAATGCCTTGATTGAGGTGACGGCAGTTTTTCGCTTTCTGCTTTTAATTGTAACTTTATGTACGGGTTAAAACCTGATTCTCCACTCGTGCACTGAATGAATTCTTGAAGGGTAGTCTTTCCAGGTAGCTTCAGGAGCCTTTCTTTCATGGCTTGTTTGTAAGCCTTGGGGGGATAGGTGCCTTAATATGATGTCGTGATGCGTAACATCTTCCGACCACGCGGGCTTTTACACCTGAAGTTGGTGATCTGATCCCAAAGGAACACAGCCAATGTCTTTCTGCCTGGCTTGCTACCGTATGTAACATGTATCGGCAAAGTTGGAGTCTGCTTTGACGTTTTTAATTCTGCTTTGGGGGGTAACTGTCGACATTTTTCTCAAGCCTGTCAATTCTTTTCTTCAGTTCCTTAATATGATGTCGTGATACGTAACATCTTCCGACCACGCGGGCTTTTACACCTGAAGTTGGTGATCTGATTCCAAAGGAACACAGCCAATGTCTTTCTGCCTGGCTTGCTACCGTATGTAACATGTATCGGCAAAGTTGGAGTCTTCTTTGACGTTTTTAATTCTGCTTTGGGGGGTAACTGTCGACATTTTTCTCAAGCCTGTCAATTCTTTTCTTCAGTTCTCATTCTTTTCTCATCATTTTTGCTCTCTCAGTTGCCAAAAGACTAGAACCCCCCCCTCGTGCGCCGGCGTTTCTTGGTGCGCCACCATATTGTCATGGGACCGTTATCTAACTGCTCGCACGAGGACGTAGCAAAAGGTAGACGAAGGCGCGCCTCTGCTCCTGTGTGGATTTCGCCATATGGCCTGTTgtgtaaatacatattttacttctCGCTTTCCTTGTTACATTTTGCTGGAGGTGCGTCACGGTCACGGTTGGGAAGCTTATCAAAAGTACCTGATAGTGCGCATTGTTGCCCTTGCATGACAGTAGAAGATTCCTGCTCATGTGGTTCTTCTTCAGTGTAGCCTCTTTCAACCTCTGCTGCACAGGTGTTGAATCAGTCACGTTCCCCGCTTTTCCGTACATTGCCTGTCTGAACAGCGAGTGTGCGTAGGTGGGGGCATCTGTTATATCCATAAATGGGCGCTGCACTTCTCGACGCATGTGTTCGGAAAGAGCGTTCACACTACGCCCCACTTGAGGCAACGCCTTTTGCCACTCATAAAACCttcataaggggggggggggggttgggtaAACCAACCAATAAATGCACTTTTAGGTTCTAGCACCAAAAAATTGTACAAGCTGTGAACGAGCGCTCCAAGCTATTTAAACGTCGTGCCAaaccaacaccctctagaaaaatatgaaggccttagctctcttcgcgtgacgtcacacgatggggcggattgaaaaaaaaagatatggaacgctgttcaagagaggttgtctcgcaggtgcattgcgcggaaacattttttttctgcaagaacaagcatgcatgtatttaaaaaacaatagaacgccagaaaactgtagcagcaaaacatttatttacgaagcccagtttctttttgtgctggctttatattagaagcaatgcatgcagttatttggcctcgagagttgtggctttccttttttttgatttatcggcagcgtcgagaagtttgtcgttcagcttcctacaaaagttctttagcagaatgttggtgctgcaccgcaggatgtgtttaagcactaattcaactgtgtggccattctcacacgtatcgaagtcggactgctcttcactagccagcaattgtagcgtcattttcgttaccacctggcgttgttcaggcatcataagcagtgctggctctgtaGCGAGCTGCTCTACTACAACGTAGCTATGAGCAACTGCGTTAAGTGCAAACATTGATGGATAAACTAAACCTGCTCGGTCCAGCTGCTTCACAAGACCATAATGTTCGTTTGTGGCAGAGACTGTGATCTTCTTGTCCACGGTCAACGAGTCCCTGCATTGCTCGCACTTCAACTTTTTAAGGGTCCCGTATACTGCATAACCTGCAACGTAGACGAGGACTGGGACGACGTCCTGCATCTTCGTAAGAGCCTGGCTGGTAACAACAACGTTGCTGCTGGGAAGCAATGCCTCGACTTGCTTTCGGACACATTCCCAGTGCTGGTCAGGGGAAACTGTAGGCAAGGTGCTCTGCAGGCGCAGCTTGTTTTCGACTTCATATATCTGCCTGATGGAAATGTGATATTGCGCACCTGCCAGCTGCCTATACTTTCCAAACCGATCTTCAAGGCAGTCTGTCCGAATCTTCccaaaaaggacatgacattccaagctcttcgaagctgtacctagcgagctcaacaagcgcataggtggtgtgttcgagagcagcgtgagtctcctttgtcagagtaccgttgtcaaaacctttgttcttccactcatccagccacttcagaaacatgtgcaagaagtcaatttttggatcgttatcaatggaaagcactggttgttggaagtgatctctaagcctttctcccttccatggagttttgacgtttacaattttccaccacttgagtatgatctcgacgaatgtagccgtggcctcgaaagagaataggttgtgctttgctccaagagcacgtaacgcctctggtaaatagtcattgaagatttgtaaagcaagctttacgtcctgcctttcaagactcgaagggtagagggcttttcttgacagcccatagccatatttcaacagctggtcacactctttgctgtgaaggtccctgattgtttattttatttttatttattttattatacctcaagggtcccgttagggacattacatgaggggtccTGCAAATGACGCTGTTTGCATTCGCTCTGATTCTGGTGCGTCTCCTTGGATATCCGGGAAGTAGAAACAAATTTGGTCATTCTTCTGATTGATCCAGTTATTTCGTATGCATTTTAGAATGTGCACTGGGTCTATAACGAAGAACAGCGGCCTTGAAGGGTCTGATGGATGTTGGTacacaattctgttacacggAGGTGATTCGAAAAGTGACATCGCTTTTCTGTTCACAGAGTTGTTGTTGCTGACGATGCACATAACCCGGTACCCAATCTTTTCCAGCCCACAAATCACGTCTTTAAGCGTCTTTTGcaggaactccgcctctactCGGTGCACCGGCACGATGTGCGCAACTTCTTTGAATTTACACGTCACGCTGCGCACCATGAAAACGAGCGCACAGTTAGCAGCTTCATTTCTATTAATTGCAGCGCCGGTAATATTGCCTCCTTTGTAGTCAAAGTAAGGTTTTATATGTATTTCATCAACCATAACTGTGACAAAGCGCTGGTCATCTTTCAGGTCAGAAATTCTTGTTGTCATGTAGCTGAGGAATGTTTCACTCTGATGCTCTTGTTGAGGACTCATACCATAAGACGAGCAGCACACTGATCTTATCGTCATAGGATGCGGCAAGGTGATGCTTCCATGGCTACGTATGAACGCGTATGCATGGGGCGATATAGTGAAAACAATACAGCAAAACATCATGACATCAGCAGAGTAGCGCCTGCGCTGTTTTTTCGATAGGTGCAAGGTGACTTGCTCTTTCAGAAATTGAATACAGTTGGCGTCATCTTCTGCTTGGGACGTGCAAAGCTGATCAAGCAGTAAACAAACAGCCTCGCAAATTTCGGCGACTGAGTTGGACATCAGGTCACAGTCCCACTTCTCGGTGCCTTCCAGGAGTTCCACCATACCCCTTTTACTGTTAGCGATTTCGGGAACGCAGAGATTTGCACCGAGCCGTTTTCATAACGTGTAGTGTCACGCTCAAATCTCCTTTCACACAAACAGAGTATTTCAACCACGGTGCTTCATCGTCGACAATGTGAATGAGAAGAagcctttcatttctttcgatAACATCCCAGAACTTCATCCCTTGGCTCCTTAAGTGGTTGGCAAGTTCGCTCACACTGTTGACTTTATCCTCCTCGCGTGCTCTGATAAATGCCTCGTTGGATTCAGAGATGGCTTTCTGAAGGGCTGCATTCTCTATTCGCGCGCGCTTGGAGTCAGGATCTTCCCTCCTCGCGGCCTTTCTGGACAAGTAGCTCGAATGATTCGGGAACTCCGACGGTACAGCGTCTGGGCGAAGGCGCACATGAGATAGCGGCactgtcattacgcggccagttgcttgatctgtatgcgtcgcgtctcgaataatgtcctcgtccacgaaatgaagttcacatacctagaaaaaaaaaatacgctccaATCAGCAAACCGACGGCTACAGGTCACACAAACATGCGGCTCATGAGCCACTTACACATGTACGTTATATTCTTTCAATTAACTAACACCTAAATAAAAAAACTTGCCCTGGAATGTTCGGTGACCGTGAGGTTTTCCCGTGGCACAGCGCGAATCCAAGCGTCCCTTAGAGCTTGATCTCTCAGGAACTTGAAGACGTGCACCTTCGTGTCCCCCGTGTAGTTTCCGCGGCATCGAGGTACACAGCATTTGCACGGCATCGCGGCGGGATTCTTTTCACAGCGAGGAAAACACGTCCGACTGAACAGCGAAGAGATGTACGACTGTACATACGCGCCGGGGAATGAGTTTCTGGAGACACGCGATCAACGCGCACCAGCGCGATCCGGACGCGCGGATGCGTCTTGTCGCGGCGATGGGCAAAACCGCAAAACGCGCTCGCCGCCTCATGCGTCCGCCCCATCTGCTGACGTAGCGCGAGTGGAAAGGGAAAAGaactaaggccttcatatttttctagagggtgttggccAAAcgtcaccccccctccccctccccccccccaccgggAATTAAATATGGCAGGCACGCGCCGTGTTTACATGCTATGTTGTTTGCTTTGGTTGCAGGATTTTTGCGTTTtaccgcataattcttcttgttaAGAAAACTAGCCAATTTATCATTAGTTTGTCACTTGACACTGCAAATTTTGCCGTTAGGAGGCATTAATATACTGTACTGCatgattgctgctgctgctttggtGTTTTGCACAATTTTGTCCACGTGTTGCATGTTTTGTGGATTATTTTAGTATGTTGTGTGTGCCACAACATGGCAAGAAGTAACGCAAGTAGACGAGGAAGAGAAAGTTTCAATGCAATTAGTACATGGAGCAAAATACTGGCAGCAAAAAGAGAAGCAACAATGACGTACGTCATAGCACGGGTTTTTTAACAATAGGTGGAAGTTCTCCATGTGGCAGTTTTAACATTCATGGCGCAGTGACATCAGAATTTCGTTCTATTAACATAACGATCCGTCTGTTAATTTTTCAATGTGCTGTGTGCTAAAAATGACAGTTCTGTTTGAAGACAGCCATATATGGAATATAACAATCAATGTTTGCAGTTATCCTATAATTCATTACTGAGAAAAGGTACATCGAAACGTAAAGCTCTAGCCAAAATTTAATATTTATTTGTGAAAATTCCTCAAAATTTTTTGACACAAGAAAACGTGGACACCGCCttattaaaatttttttaaaattctggcCATTAAAATTTCGTTTCACATTGACCTTATGAAGTATCGTTTTATGATATTCAAAAGCAAAAATGAGTGAAAAAAATTATAATGGCATTTGTTATTGACAAAACATAACCCAAACTTGGCTATTATACGAACATTCATAACTAGCGAATGGAGTGCAGGCATTGTAAACTTTTTGGcacagaggtagccaactaaccagACTGTGCAGCTAACTTGGATCTTTAACATCCAGTTATTGGGAATCAAGTTATAGTAAAAATACgatagaaaacaaaaaaatgtgtaattaacaaaaaaaaggCTAGTAATAAAGGAATCGGCGTGCAAAGTTTCAGTGAAAAAGATTAATTCATTTTGAAGTTACAACTGTTTGCACAacaagaaagtttaaaaaaaatgaagttccGAAAAAAAACAAGTTTTTCAATCCTTGTACAAACAAGATCATCACGCCCTAGTAAGTTAAAATCCACCAGGTTCATAGCTAGAGCCCTCCTTAGCTGGCACGAGCTCTCTTTTGGCTTTTGTTGCTACCCGTCTTTTGTTGCGATGTTTTACCAGTCACCCGTTGATTGACACTGGGCCTTAACATGGTACTGGTCACTGGTGCAACATGCTACGAGATTGTGGTGGCTAAGTTCGATACCTGCTTCCCTCAGAATATCTGCTGTACTTCTGTCGTCATCAttgaagtggcacacagcatCATATAAACCAAAACATAGGATCGGCAGGCTCATGTGGACGTCTTTGGGAACCTGTTTCCAAATCATAACGACTCTCGTTAGCATTTTGGGTTTTTCCGTGCAGGCACTTTAAGAGCTCCTCTGTGCAAAGGTCAACATATACTGGCCTCACTTTGTTGAGCACCTGATTCGAAAGGCCACCCTTGTGCTTGTAGCATCCACCACCGAGTGTATTCCATTGGTTAAACCTGCACCAACTCTCAGTACCAAGAGGGCACAGACCATGCCATGTCATCTGTTGAATTGGCTTGCTTCATTGTGTGCAGGTCTCCCACATTCACTCTGATGGCAGTACCATAATAGTTTTGCAGCCGGTTGATTAAAACATCTTTTAACTTtcctttgcctccaagtccacgAACATCTGTTTTTAAACTTTTGTAGGTGGCATTCTACACGCTTCTGTATGTGCCCATTGCACTCCATTTGCACACACTACTTGTGCCATATATGTCCTTTATAGCCGCGTGGTTGTTGGAGTCGCCATCTCCATAGAAATCTACATTTTTTAAACCACGACTTCTTTACTCTAATGTACGTCGTTTGCGCCTGACTGCCTTCAAACCCTCCCTTCGCTGCGGGTGAGAACTTGAAAGCCTTGCTTCATCAAGGCATGAGCTAACTGCTTCAAGCAGTTGCGGGTTAGAGGAATGGAAGCGTTGCAGGAAGGGAACGCATCTGCACGTATTCCACAATTTGCGAGCCAGGTTTTCTGGCCTCTGCCAAGAGTCACCGCCGGCCCATAGCCAACCATGTTTTCGCTAGGGTTACCGAAGTCAACCCCTTCTACTGGCGTGGGTGCTATGCTTCTGGAAGATTCCAGAACGCCGGATCGGTGTTTGTATGTGCGACATCTGCAAGGATGCGCTTTGCACAGATTGCTAGGCACGGGTACGCCCCATATGGGAAATGGGTGTCCGCGCCAATGCGACCGAAGTAGCCCGGGATTCCGTCCACATTTGTGTAGGTGCGGCCAGCCACCCTAAGCCTCAGGTTCGTTCCGCTGGAAAGAGAAGTCTTTCCGAAAGCGGAGAGGATACCTTCCCTTATCCTGCGAGGGTACGCGCATCGGAAGACGTGAGCGAGAACCGAGAGGATGGCAAAGTGCCTCTCATGCATGTGGCTGAGTGGTTCGGGCAGGAGGAACTCCCGTCGACGAAATCTGCAAAAGCGATCTCAGCCTCAGTCAGCGTACCACCGCTTTTCTGGGCGAGTCTTAGCAGACGGGCGTAGGCAAAGATGCTACAGTAGTAGCTGAATACACTTTTTATTACGTACTTCGAAAAGTACGTATTCGTGCAACTCAGCTTAACATACGTAGAGTCTACGATGACGTTAAGTGCTAGCATCTCGGGGGTCCGCTTGTCCGAGAGGGTGAGTTGGTGAAAGCCCATTTCCTCAAGAACAAAACGTTCTCTAGATAGAATGTCAGATTTGTTTGTTGAGGTACTTTTCTGCTCTGGGGACTTCTTTCTGTGCGCTCAAACATACAATGTTGGGGTACGCTCTGCGTGAGGCTTGGGCTGAAGGCAAGCTCCAGATTTAGCCACACACAGTCGTTCCGTCGTATTCCCCAACCCGTAGTGTGTACAAttgcagctacgtagggttcgggcgaataaggcaacactCGAGTCAACTCAACATTTATTGCTTTCGGGCAATAaggcacacttgcagagggaagtccactctgtaataaggaataaataggcttgcctcgttgcaTGTGGCAGTCacgcaagcgaggtcactcacgggttgcagtgGGCAAATCCGTTTCAGCAGGTTCGAGGTAGGGACGCCAGAGTCGGTCTCCCCCAGTGgtgctcttttatgccttttacCTTTTGCTAGGAGAATGGTCTCCTCGCCCATCGGATACCTTCCCTTATCCTGCGAGGGTACGCGCATCGGAAGACGCGAGCGAGAACCGAGAGACggcaaagtgcctctctctcgTGTGTGCCGGCTCCGATGAGTCCGCAACATGTGCACGCTATGATGAGGGTACGCGGGAGAAGGTGGGTGCTtgttgtggagatgggtttgcacaaggcttgcCCTACGAGCGAAGGTCAGGAAAGGGCATGACGCTCCTCCACTctgcaacgcacaaaggcgctatggcagggttcgtcgacacggtgcagagaaggctccggattcagatcgccaacaaacttgggtttattcacccaagatacagcacagtgcgacagtcacggcgcttacggccaaggctcaccgcaagaccgatcgagtatgcgcgcccgctgcgctagggttAACCGGGTAGTGGTCCGCCAAGCACGAGAACGAGGAGTctcgagaacaaaggtctcatgtaaccacctcattgcgagcctgtgagcatcAGCGCCGCGGGCGGAGGAAGCGGTctgcggacgagagctcgggtggagagagTTCCCGGGGTCCGCCACTTGGGAAGCCAATCTGGGCGTGTCCTGGTGACGTGTTCTTGTGGGGCAAGTCcaatccggggggggggggggggagtacggcttgcgcgggaaagtaggtccggtgcactagccatgtccgccatgttgccgttgcGGCCGCGGTTCCCGGAGATAGAGCTAAGCGCCACACGCAAGCTGGGGGACGAGGTGCGGGAAGGCACCTcaatccccacattcccccctcctaaagtaAAGACCATAGCCAGCCTAAGAAAGCACGACACTTGCATGACCAACGGTCACCTTTATTCACTGCACTCAGTCCAGAAAGCTGAAGTCCACGGTCTGTGGGCCGGAAGCCATATCTTCCTCGTCCACAGCCGAGTCGACCGCGTGTTCCAGCTGAGGAGCTCACCTCCTTCATGGTTGGGTTCGACGCCGCAACTGCCGCCGCAATGGCCGTCGTGAAGCTCGGATCAGCGACGAGGGCTGCCGCAACCGAGTGCAGCGATTCCGGGGCGAAGGCGGGCTGCGCGGCCAGAGTTGCGTTAGGCTGCTGGGCCGACTGCTCCACATTGTCCACTTTGGCATTGTGTACCAGCAACCGCTCATGCGTCGCCGGGTGCACGACGAGCACCCCACACGAGTTGTAGAAGGTTGCCTCGGGGTCCGCTGGTATTACCGATTACCGCATTGCCGGCCGCCTGGCCCCACAGTGTGCTCCCCACAACATCATACCACCTGCACTACTGGTGTAGTTCGCTTGGCACTGGGTATGATTTGTCTTCCATTCCAGGAATTCAACGCTTGTGGGATTCAACTTGCTTTTCAAATGACATGCCCTACATTTACTTGACATGCCTTCTACGTCAATAACTTTCCCAGTATCAGTGGATATCAAGGACACACAGCTGTTTAATGAATGTCCACCCCTTTGCCATGTGCCATCACCTGACACACCACAGTCAGTACTTTGTTCATCACAACGCACTTCAGCAGTGGCATTCTTCATTGACTTAGACGCAACAGTCTGCAACTTTACAGAGCTTTGCAGATATCTTTTGGTAGGCAGAATGCCAAGGCAGCGGTGGGATGTTCATTACTTTCACCATTACCGCTCCAGAATATCCCTTGTCCAGCTGATGCATTGCATAGACAAGATGCAGGTTATTCTCAGTAGCACTTCCAGCCTTTTTTGACGATTGAAATGAATGTACGTATACACACGCACCACGTAAAACAGCATGTGCAAAGGATATTCTGTGCTGCGAGCATTCTTCCAATATGAGTGACGTCTTTTTGCATTCCGGGCAGACCAGTTTACATTCACGTCTGCGTGGTCTTCGGTCGGAGCATTCACCGTGTGCCGATTGCCAAGAAACTTCGTTTGTCTCCTTTTTGCCCTGAACTTGGCCATGCCTTCTTATAAAAACATTCAGCCTATGTTATACTGTTGCTACTAAAAATAATGCCTATAAAATGACGAACCCGGTAGCATAAAGTGCGCGTAAGCAACAGAAACACTTTAGCGCCATGCATCCCCCTTACGGAAGTTTAAAGCAATgtttaaaaaaaggaagccttACAAATTGTCGAATAAATTTCACATATCAGACTGAAACGTAGCAGAAAAATTTCAATTacgctgctgattttcgctgagTTATCGTTTCTATTACCACACCACATTAGTTTTGGGTTCGTAACCGTTCACCAGCTCGGCAAAGTCGGCTATAACTTTTGAACTAAATAAAATAAGAACATACTTCTTTCTGCAGGAATTTTTGAATGTTTGGGGATTCCCTAAATCGCAAAAGATAAAACTTTTTTTAAGCAGCTTTTCAAAAGTGGTGCCATACCTTAAGCTAAAATGCATCCGCCTCCGTCATAAAAATTTTCATTTGCTTTATTCAGTAGTTTTTCAGATAGAAGAAGCGGAGAGTGGCAATGAAAACTTTTTTATTTACTTGAATAATATTGATGAAATTTGTGCAGTTTTGTGCTATCTATTATAGTCTTCGAGTTGCAAAACTTGTCAGCCTCTAATGGTGATCCCCAAAttaattaattacaaataatgTTCGCCTAAGATATTCACCTCAACATGTCACCAAAGGCCATTCCTGTGCAATAAAGCGGATTATCTTTTAAATGCGAAATGGAGCACCAAATTGTTTTGTTGAACTTTCCTATGCATATTGTCTTACTAATGacctttgcaagaaaaaaaaaaagaaaatgaattcTTTCAAGGTGCAGATAAAAATGGACAGCTTTGTTGCGATCATCAAAGTTTCAGATCTTAGTGAAAAGACGGAATGCTTTGTCATCATTCGTTGTGAAATGGCACCGGGATGACTGAAAGCAACTGTACAAGAAATGATAGCTGAGAAAATGAAGTCAATCCATTTTTTTTCGCAATTTTTATGATTGCACTCTAGGAAAGTGCTGTTCTCTCGATGTCTATCGCATATTTGTTAATTTCACACAAGGTAAATGAAGCCGAGGattgtgaaaaaaaagaatgataaaAAATTCTGACCTATTGGACCTCTTCAATTGCCACGTCCCCCTTAACAGAAGTGATATATTTAcctaccaccccccccccccccctttaaataCTTGCTGCACACCCTTGAATAATTGGAATCTGTATTTGGGGGCCAGTCATCTGAATCAATGCCTTGAACCATGCTTCCCGCAGAACATACTCAGCAGGAATCTCATGAAAAGATACCCTGGTAGCTTTTTTTCCGTCCGACTTGCAGTTCTGTACGCAAAATATGCTATGTTGTTGGTAAAATAAACATCACTGTATTGCCTTTCTGTTCTTAAAATCACACACaagcaaagcaaaaaaagaaattataggATCACAGTAGCAGCTAAAGTACTACTGGATTTCACATTCTGGGACAGCTGACGTTTGCAAACGTTAACTCCTCCTTGCTCATTTCATGCTTATATTTCACTGTGCACTTGTAAACTTTCACTGCAAGTTGAAGAAGCTGCGTGCTTGACGTACTAACTTGACACACAAATTAAACTTTCAAGGATACATACAGCCAGATGAGATTGTAATACATCTTAGCTATATAACGGTGCTATTACATCTTAATGACAATCGTCGGAATACTTACTTGGTTCTACGATGCCATCATAAAAGTCTCTCTTTGTCAACCTAAGCTGCGTATTTTGGTGAGGATACAGCTGCAAAACGTTCACAACGACGTTGGCAAGCATGCATTCTATATCTTGCAAGAAAATCATCTGCTACTGCCACACCATCGCTCTAAACCTATGTGNNNNNNNNNNNNNNNNNNNNNNNNNNNNNNNNNNNNNNNNNNNNNNNNNNNNNNNNNNNNNNNNNNNNNNNNNNNNNNNNNNNNNNNNNNNNNNNNNN encodes the following:
- the LOC119431829 gene encoding LOW QUALITY PROTEIN: uncharacterized protein LOC119431829 (The sequence of the model RefSeq protein was modified relative to this genomic sequence to represent the inferred CDS: inserted 4 bases in 2 codons); its protein translation is MPCKCCVPRCRGNYTGDTKVHVFKFLRDQALRDAWIRAVPRENLTVTEHSRVCELHFVDEDIIRDATHTDQATGRVMTVPLSHVRLRPDAVPSEFPNHSSYLSRKAARREDPDSKRARIENAALQKAISESNEAFIRAREEDKVNSVSELANHLRSQGMKFWDVIERNERLLLIHIVDDEAPWLKYSVCVKGDLSVTLHVMKXRLGANLCVPEIANSKRGMVELLEGTEKWDCDLMSNSVAEICEAVCLLLDQLCTSQAEDDANCIQFLKEQVTLHLSKKQRRRYSADVMMFCCIVFTISPHAYAFIRSHGSITLPHPMTIRSVCCSSYGMSPQQEHQSETFLSYMTTRISDLKDDQRFVTVMVDEIHIKPYFDYKGGNITGAAINRNEAANCALVFMVRSVTCKFKEVAHIVPVHRVEAEFLQKTLKDVICGLEKIGYRVMCIVSNNNSVNRKAMSLFESPPCNRIVYQHPSDPSRPLFFVIDPVHILKCIRNNWINQKNDQICFYFPDIQGDAPESERMQTASFAAIRDLHSKECDQLLKYGYGLSRKALYPSSLERQDVKLALQIFNDYLPEALRALGAKHNLFSFEATATFVEIILKWWKIVNVKTPWKGERLRDHFQQPVLSIDNDPKIDFLHMFLKWLDEWKNKGFDNGTLTKETHAALEHTTYALVELARYSFEELGMSCXLFGKIRTDCLEDRFGKYRQLAGAQYHISIRQIYEVENKLRLQSTLPTVSPDQHWECVRKQVEALLPSSNVVVTSQALTKMQDVVPVLVYVAGYAVYGTLKKLKCEQCRDSLTVDKKITVSATNEHYGLVKQLDRAGLVYPSMFALNAVAHSYVVVEQLATEPALLMMPEQRQVVTKMTLQLLASEEQSDFDTCENGHTVELVLKHILRCSTNILLKNFCRKLNDKLLDAADKSKKRKATTLEAK